A region of Myxococcaceae bacterium JPH2 DNA encodes the following proteins:
- a CDS encoding VOC family protein codes for MHHSRLSNFVIDCQTQDLDAATTFWSQALGRPATPASPDSPTYRELAPRGDEPGLLLQRVDHPSRIHLDIEADDLDAEVERLEALGARRIAYVKRWWVMEAPTGHRFCVVRPQHGPLEGRANVWDGEGR; via the coding sequence TTGCACCACAGCCGCCTCTCGAACTTCGTCATCGACTGTCAGACGCAGGACCTGGACGCCGCGACCACCTTCTGGAGTCAGGCGCTCGGTCGCCCCGCGACGCCCGCGTCCCCGGACAGCCCCACGTATCGCGAGCTGGCCCCGCGCGGAGATGAACCCGGCCTGCTGCTCCAGCGCGTGGACCACCCCAGCCGCATCCACCTGGACATCGAGGCAGACGACCTGGACGCCGAGGTGGAGCGACTGGAAGCACTCGGCGCCAGGCGCATCGCGTACGTCAAGCGCTGGTGGGTGATGGAGGCGCCCACCGGTCACCGCTTCTGCGTCGTCCGCCCCCAGCACGGCCCCTTGGAAGGGCGCGCGAACGTGTGGGACGGAGAGGGCCGCTAG
- a CDS encoding putative sulfate exporter family transporter, which yields MRPSDWVSSESVEPPCPTAPPASRLGRVLVPLGAAVCLLPFVSTSMALVAGLVVAVTVGNPHAALTRRATQALLSLSVVGLGAGMDLRAVVAAGAHGAGDTVVGIAVCLALGALLTRLLRVVPGTGLLISVGTAICGGSAIAAVAPVLRAKDDEVSVALGTVFLLNAVALLVFPVVGRAVGLDAERFGLWCALAIHDTSSVVGAAMSYGQSALAVATPVKLARALWIVPLTLGLGLWRSRRDGGGAASAGRAKRPWFILGFLGAAALVTAVPVLRPVGQGVAAVARQTLVLTLFLIGANLTRGALRAVGLRPLVLGVVLWGVMASASLGALVSGLIA from the coding sequence ATGCGTCCCTCCGATTGGGTGTCCTCCGAGTCCGTTGAGCCTCCCTGTCCCACCGCACCGCCCGCGAGCCGCCTGGGCCGCGTGCTGGTGCCCCTGGGTGCGGCCGTGTGCCTGCTGCCTTTCGTGTCCACCTCCATGGCGCTGGTGGCGGGGCTCGTCGTCGCGGTGACGGTGGGCAATCCCCATGCGGCCCTCACTCGGCGGGCGACGCAGGCGCTCCTGTCCCTCTCCGTGGTGGGGCTGGGCGCGGGCATGGACCTGCGCGCCGTGGTGGCGGCGGGAGCGCACGGCGCGGGGGACACGGTGGTGGGCATCGCGGTGTGCCTGGCGCTGGGCGCGCTGCTGACTCGGCTGCTCCGCGTGGTGCCGGGGACGGGCTTGCTCATCAGCGTGGGCACGGCCATCTGCGGGGGCAGCGCCATCGCCGCGGTGGCGCCGGTGCTGCGCGCGAAGGATGACGAGGTGTCGGTGGCGCTGGGCACGGTGTTCCTGCTCAACGCGGTGGCGCTGCTCGTCTTCCCCGTCGTGGGGCGCGCGGTGGGGCTGGACGCGGAGCGCTTCGGCCTGTGGTGCGCGCTGGCCATCCACGACACCAGCTCCGTCGTGGGCGCCGCGATGAGCTATGGGCAGAGCGCCCTGGCCGTGGCCACGCCCGTCAAGCTGGCGCGCGCGCTGTGGATCGTCCCGCTCACGCTGGGGTTGGGACTGTGGCGCTCTCGCCGAGACGGCGGTGGGGCCGCGTCCGCGGGACGGGCGAAGCGTCCCTGGTTCATCCTCGGCTTCCTGGGCGCGGCGGCGCTGGTGACGGCGGTGCCGGTGCTTCGGCCCGTGGGGCAGGGCGTGGCGGCCGTGGCGCGCCAGACGCTGGTGCTGACGCTGTTCCTGATTGGCGCCAACCTGACGCGCGGTGCCCTGCGCGCGGTGGGCCTGCGTCCGCTCGTGTTGGGCGTGGTGCTGTGGGGGGTGATGGCCAGCGCGAGCCTGGGCGCGCTCGTCTCGGGCCTCATCGCCTGA